The Nocardia sp. BMG111209 genome includes a window with the following:
- a CDS encoding CaiB/BaiF CoA-transferase family protein, with protein sequence MTESQHATASQSDSTALPLAGVRVLELGNYIAAPTAGRILGDFGAEVIKVERPKTGDELRNWRLYGGDTSMLYRTVNRNKKSIVLDLRTDAGRKVVLDLVRRCDVLLENFRPGMLEKWGLGPEVLGAANPELVITRISAYGQTGPLAQRAGFAAVAEAVGGLRELVGDPDRPPVRVGVSIGDSIAGIYAAFGTVMALFQRGRTEAPIPLPQRIIDVALNESILSVMESLVPDYLAYGIRRERVGGRMEGIAPSNAYPCSDGLSVIIGGNGDAIFQRYMQVIERPDLAADPELADNAGRWRNRERLDAAIAEWTRLHTRDEALRVLEAASIPCGPIYTAADIVEDEQYKARNMIQNFTVDVGAAEPKSVGFPGIVPVIGAQSLPIRNVGPDLGEHTDEVLSQLLGMSDTEIDALGTN encoded by the coding sequence GTGACCGAGAGCCAGCACGCCACCGCATCCCAGTCCGATTCCACCGCATTGCCGCTGGCAGGCGTGCGGGTACTGGAGCTCGGCAACTACATCGCCGCCCCCACCGCCGGCCGCATCCTCGGCGATTTCGGGGCCGAGGTGATCAAGGTGGAGCGGCCGAAAACCGGGGACGAGTTGCGGAATTGGCGGCTCTACGGCGGCGACACCTCGATGCTGTACCGGACGGTCAACCGCAACAAGAAGTCGATCGTGCTGGATCTGCGGACGGACGCCGGGCGCAAGGTCGTGCTGGATCTGGTCCGGCGCTGCGATGTGCTGCTCGAGAACTTCCGGCCGGGGATGCTGGAGAAGTGGGGGCTCGGGCCGGAGGTGCTCGGCGCCGCGAATCCGGAGCTCGTGATCACCCGGATCTCCGCGTACGGGCAGACCGGGCCGCTGGCGCAGCGGGCCGGGTTCGCGGCGGTGGCGGAGGCGGTCGGCGGATTGCGGGAACTGGTCGGCGATCCCGATCGGCCGCCGGTGCGGGTCGGGGTGTCGATCGGGGATTCGATCGCCGGAATCTACGCCGCGTTCGGCACCGTGATGGCGTTGTTCCAGCGCGGACGCACCGAGGCGCCGATTCCGTTGCCGCAGCGCATCATCGACGTCGCGCTCAACGAATCCATTCTCTCCGTGATGGAGTCGCTGGTGCCGGACTATCTCGCCTACGGGATCCGGCGCGAGCGGGTGGGTGGACGGATGGAGGGTATCGCGCCGAGCAATGCCTATCCGTGCAGCGACGGGCTCAGCGTGATCATCGGCGGCAACGGCGATGCCATCTTCCAGCGCTACATGCAGGTGATCGAACGGCCGGATCTGGCCGCGGATCCGGAGCTGGCCGACAACGCGGGGCGGTGGCGCAACCGCGAACGGCTCGACGCGGCCATCGCCGAGTGGACCCGCCTGCACACCCGCGACGAGGCGCTGCGCGTCCTGGAGGCGGCGAGCATCCCCTGCGGTCCGATCTACACCGCCGCGGATATCGTCGAGGACGAGCAGTACAAGGCGCGCAACATGATTCAGAACTTCACCGTGGATGTGGGTGCGGCGGAACCGAAGTCGGTCGGGTTCCCGGGCATCGTCCCGGTGATCGGTGCGCAGTCGCTGCCGATCCGCAACGTCGGGCCCGACCTCGGCGAGCACACCGACGAGGTGCTGTCGCAGCTGCTGGGCATGTCCGACACCGAGATCGACGCGCTCGGCACGAACTGA
- a CDS encoding ATP-dependent Clp protease ATP-binding subunit yields the protein MTAAWPGSFGSIDEIFNRFFGPGSSAQPPVQRIDVGRLLSDNAKTVVAKARDAAEEWGNAEITPEHLLYAAAQVQPSRSVISRLDLDPDKIGAQMRGAAGSGQATATTTGGGVVLSPAAKLALRNAQRTAAEAGSSYIGPEHLLVGIADNPESPAAQALGGAKLPVAEGNRRPSDTPTLDEYGRDLTAEARAGKVDPVVGRAQEIEQTVEILSRRRKNNPVLIGDPGVGKTAIVEGLAQRIVNGDVPSTLADRRVVALDVGSLVAGSKYRGEFEERLTKVLDEVREHSDELVIFIDELHTIVGAGSGGEGSMDAGNLLKPALARGELHAIGATTIDEYRKYIEKDAALERRFQPVMVSEPSVPDTIEILRGLVDVYEEHHQVRYEDEALIAAAELSDRYITDRFMPDKAIDLVDQAGARVRLRTRMPEPDLREAEEELARLRREKDAAVADEDYTHADTLKAEIVAAEDRVDHIENSASPTVTVEDVAEVISRQTGIPVAELTVEERERLLRLEDVLHRRVIGQDEAIVAVAEAVRRARSGMKDPNRPIGSFLFLGPTGVGKTELAKALAEAVFGDEDRMIRFDMSEFQEKHTVSRLVGAPPGYIGYDDAAQLTDRVRRRPYSVILFDEVEKAHPDVFNVLLQLLDDGRVTDAKGRTVDFKNTIVIMTSNIGSDMILNAPAGNLDALMPKLMDRLRGHFRPEFLNRIDETIVFHRLDRDELRHIVDLVLDGPRRRLHAQDIGMDVTDQARDWLADNGYQPEFGARPLKRTVQKELENRVSRLVLGGEIGDGDTLRVDADDSGLLVSAVSPKSGRQQSVAAVPGRGRGDGLGARDKPDTAGGRGKPDTAAKDSEKARAGTPAAER from the coding sequence ATGACCGCAGCATGGCCCGGATCCTTCGGATCGATCGACGAGATCTTCAACCGGTTCTTCGGGCCGGGATCCTCCGCGCAGCCCCCGGTGCAGCGCATCGACGTCGGCCGGCTGCTCAGCGACAACGCCAAGACGGTCGTCGCCAAGGCCCGCGACGCGGCCGAGGAGTGGGGCAACGCGGAGATCACCCCCGAACATCTGCTCTATGCGGCCGCGCAGGTCCAGCCCTCGCGCAGCGTCATCTCCCGGCTCGATCTCGATCCCGACAAGATCGGCGCGCAGATGCGCGGCGCGGCCGGCAGCGGGCAGGCCACCGCCACCACGACCGGCGGCGGCGTGGTCCTGAGCCCGGCGGCCAAACTGGCCCTCCGCAACGCGCAGCGCACCGCCGCCGAGGCGGGCAGCAGCTACATCGGCCCGGAACATCTGCTGGTCGGCATCGCCGACAATCCGGAGAGCCCGGCCGCGCAGGCGCTCGGCGGCGCGAAACTGCCGGTGGCCGAAGGCAATCGGCGGCCCAGCGACACACCCACCCTCGACGAATACGGCCGCGATCTGACCGCCGAGGCCCGCGCGGGCAAGGTCGACCCCGTGGTCGGGCGCGCCCAGGAGATCGAGCAGACCGTGGAGATCCTCTCCCGGCGACGCAAGAACAATCCGGTGCTGATCGGCGATCCGGGCGTCGGCAAGACCGCGATCGTCGAGGGACTCGCGCAGCGCATCGTCAACGGGGATGTGCCGAGTACGCTCGCCGACCGGCGCGTCGTCGCCCTCGACGTCGGCTCGCTGGTCGCGGGCAGCAAATATCGCGGCGAGTTCGAGGAGCGGCTCACCAAGGTCCTGGACGAGGTGCGGGAGCACTCCGACGAGCTGGTGATCTTCATCGACGAGTTGCACACCATCGTCGGCGCCGGATCCGGCGGCGAGGGCTCGATGGATGCCGGTAATTTGCTCAAGCCCGCCCTGGCCCGTGGCGAGCTGCACGCCATCGGCGCCACCACCATCGACGAGTACCGCAAGTACATCGAGAAGGACGCCGCACTGGAACGCCGTTTCCAGCCGGTGATGGTGTCGGAGCCGTCGGTGCCCGACACCATCGAGATCCTGCGCGGGCTGGTCGACGTCTACGAGGAACATCATCAGGTCCGTTACGAGGACGAGGCGTTGATCGCCGCGGCCGAACTGTCCGACCGCTACATCACCGACAGGTTCATGCCCGACAAGGCGATCGATCTGGTCGACCAGGCCGGCGCGCGGGTGCGGCTGCGCACCCGGATGCCCGAACCCGATCTGCGCGAGGCCGAGGAGGAGCTGGCCCGGCTGCGGCGGGAGAAGGACGCGGCGGTCGCCGACGAGGACTACACGCACGCGGACACATTGAAGGCCGAGATCGTCGCTGCCGAGGATCGGGTCGACCACATCGAGAATTCGGCATCGCCGACGGTGACGGTCGAGGATGTGGCAGAGGTGATCTCGCGGCAGACCGGTATCCCGGTCGCGGAACTCACAGTGGAGGAACGGGAACGGCTGCTTCGGCTGGAAGATGTGTTGCACCGCAGGGTGATCGGGCAGGACGAGGCGATCGTGGCCGTCGCCGAGGCGGTGCGGCGCGCTCGCTCCGGGATGAAGGATCCGAACCGGCCGATCGGCTCGTTCCTGTTCCTCGGGCCCACCGGCGTCGGCAAGACCGAACTCGCGAAAGCCTTGGCGGAGGCCGTATTCGGTGACGAGGATCGGATGATCCGGTTCGACATGAGCGAATTCCAGGAGAAGCACACGGTGTCGCGGCTCGTCGGCGCCCCGCCCGGATACATCGGTTACGACGATGCCGCGCAGCTCACCGATCGGGTTCGCCGCCGGCCGTATTCGGTGATCCTGTTCGACGAGGTGGAGAAGGCGCATCCGGACGTGTTCAACGTGCTGCTGCAGCTGCTCGACGATGGCCGGGTCACCGATGCGAAGGGCCGCACCGTCGATTTCAAGAACACCATCGTCATCATGACCAGCAATATCGGCTCGGACATGATCCTGAACGCGCCCGCGGGCAATCTGGACGCGCTGATGCCGAAGCTGATGGACCGGCTGCGCGGCCACTTCCGGCCCGAATTCCTCAACCGTATCGACGAGACCATCGTGTTCCATCGGCTCGATCGCGACGAGTTGCGCCACATCGTGGACCTGGTGCTCGACGGGCCGCGGCGACGGCTGCACGCGCAGGACATCGGGATGGACGTCACCGATCAGGCCCGGGACTGGCTGGCGGACAACGGATATCAGCCCGAATTCGGCGCGCGACCGTTGAAGCGCACCGTGCAGAAGGAACTGGAGAACCGGGTTTCGCGGCTGGTGCTCGGCGGCGAGATCGGCGACGGTGACACCCTGCGGGTGGATGCCGACGATTCCGGGCTGCTGGTCAGCGCGGTGTCACCGAAGAGCGGACGGCAGCAATCGGTGGCCGCGGTGCCCGGCCGGGGCCGCGGCGACGGGCTCGGCGCGCGGGATAAGCCGGACACTGCCGGCGGACGCGGCAAGCCGGACACCGCCGCGAAGGATTCCGAGAAGGCGCGGGCGGGTACCCCGGCGGCGGAACGCTGA
- a CDS encoding NtaA/DmoA family FMN-dependent monooxygenase (This protein belongs to a clade of FMN-dependent monooxygenases, within a broader family of flavin-dependent oxidoreductases, the luciferase-like monooxygenase (LMM) family, some of whose members use coenzyme F420 rather than FMN.), producing the protein MSRDHVILNINVLDLGISPVAWQLSGLPKTATTTGDYFAEIGRIAERGTLDAFFLADNPAIREDPLVRPGGRALEPTTILATVAAATSHLGLIGTLSTTFNDPVELAERFLSLDHLSGGRAAWNAVTTYNPAAGGNFGLTANPDRATRYRRADSFVDLVLALWRAAIDGHDIAHRDEFFDARGLLPLDGSPQGHPLIVQAGGSPQGRDLAGRTANAVFTAEWTLPAGLEHYEQVKQVAARHGRPRSDVAILPGLITVIGSTEAEAAERYRTARELQGLDQELAILGTQLARDLHTYPVDAPFPQEVLADLDDPNAFTASLGFRESLVRAIGDRLADNPGYTLRDAVLEFGAGGHRRIIGTPEQVADTIEQWFRAGAADGFNLMPDAFPSGLEIFVDEVVPILRRRGLFRHEYAEVTLRERFGISAARARDAA; encoded by the coding sequence GTGAGCCGCGACCATGTGATCCTCAACATCAACGTCCTGGACCTGGGCATCAGCCCCGTCGCCTGGCAACTGTCCGGGCTGCCGAAGACGGCGACGACCACCGGCGACTATTTCGCCGAGATCGGCCGCATCGCCGAACGAGGCACCCTCGACGCGTTCTTCCTCGCCGACAATCCCGCGATCCGGGAGGACCCGCTGGTGCGGCCCGGTGGCCGGGCCCTGGAACCCACGACGATCCTCGCCACCGTGGCCGCCGCGACCAGCCATCTCGGCCTGATCGGCACCCTGTCCACGACCTTCAACGATCCCGTCGAGCTGGCCGAGCGCTTCCTGTCCCTCGACCACCTCAGCGGCGGCCGCGCCGCCTGGAATGCGGTGACCACCTACAACCCCGCGGCCGGCGGCAATTTCGGACTCACCGCGAACCCCGATCGCGCGACCCGATACCGCCGCGCCGACAGCTTCGTGGACCTCGTCCTCGCGTTGTGGCGCGCGGCGATCGACGGCCACGACATCGCCCACCGCGACGAATTCTTCGACGCCCGTGGCCTTTTGCCGCTGGACGGCTCACCGCAGGGCCATCCGCTGATCGTGCAGGCCGGCGGCTCGCCGCAGGGCCGGGATCTGGCCGGCCGCACCGCGAATGCCGTGTTCACCGCCGAATGGACGCTGCCCGCCGGGCTGGAACACTACGAACAGGTGAAACAGGTTGCCGCCCGGCACGGCCGGCCGCGCAGCGATGTCGCGATCCTGCCCGGCCTGATCACCGTCATCGGCAGCACCGAAGCGGAGGCCGCCGAAAGGTACCGCACCGCAAGGGAACTCCAGGGCCTCGACCAGGAACTGGCCATCCTCGGCACCCAACTGGCGCGCGATCTGCACACCTACCCCGTCGACGCCCCCTTCCCGCAGGAGGTGCTCGCCGACCTCGACGACCCGAACGCCTTCACCGCCTCGCTCGGCTTCCGCGAATCCTTGGTCCGCGCGATCGGCGACCGCCTCGCCGACAATCCCGGATACACCCTGCGCGACGCCGTACTCGAATTCGGCGCGGGCGGCCACCGCCGCATCATCGGCACGCCCGAGCAGGTGGCGGACACGATCGAGCAGTGGTTCCGGGCCGGCGCCGCGGACGGATTCAACCTCATGCCGGACGCATTCCCGTCCGGCCTGGAGATCTTCGTCGACGAGGTCGTACCGATCCTGCGCCGCCGCGGCCTGTTCCGGCACGAATACGCCGAGGTCACCCTGCGCGAACGCTTCGGGATCAGCGCGGCACGAGCGCGCGACGCGGCCTGA
- a CDS encoding Fic family protein gives MSELNERFGGLPNPKEAQSIWDDIWHLEAHHSTALEGNTLVLREVQALLDEGRAVGAKPLAEYNEVQGYADAAKWVYRQALEPDEWHDGHLLTITEVRRIHHMAMTPVWDVAAHPEATDRERPGSFREHDIHPFSAGMKPPSWPLVPEQMQQWTEDVCRLGSLIESGATLSSPLPEELARLHNRFECIHPFLDGNGRTGRLVLNLSLVRLGYPPVVIFKRQRNAYLSALQRADVADFGALGELIARAMYDNLVRFIVPNVAGPARLVPLPSLADTEFSLAALRQAAQRGRLDAVQGGDGIWRSSRKAVEEYRKTKHRPK, from the coding sequence TTGTCCGAGCTGAACGAGCGTTTCGGTGGGCTGCCGAATCCGAAAGAGGCGCAGTCGATCTGGGATGACATCTGGCATCTCGAAGCCCACCATTCGACTGCTCTCGAAGGTAACACCCTCGTCTTGCGCGAGGTCCAGGCGCTGTTGGACGAAGGACGCGCTGTCGGAGCGAAGCCGCTTGCGGAGTACAACGAGGTGCAAGGTTATGCCGACGCCGCGAAGTGGGTGTATCGCCAAGCGTTGGAACCGGATGAGTGGCACGACGGCCATCTGCTCACCATCACCGAGGTTCGGCGGATTCACCACATGGCCATGACTCCGGTGTGGGATGTCGCAGCACATCCCGAGGCAACCGATCGGGAACGGCCCGGCAGCTTCAGGGAGCACGATATCCATCCGTTTTCGGCAGGTATGAAACCGCCGAGCTGGCCGTTGGTGCCGGAACAGATGCAGCAATGGACCGAGGATGTTTGCCGATTGGGCAGTCTGATCGAATCCGGTGCCACGTTGTCTTCGCCGTTACCCGAAGAATTGGCACGGTTACACAACCGGTTCGAGTGCATCCATCCGTTTCTCGACGGCAACGGCCGAACGGGTCGTCTCGTGCTGAACCTCTCGCTCGTTCGCCTCGGATATCCACCGGTCGTGATATTCAAACGGCAACGCAACGCTTATTTGTCTGCACTGCAGAGGGCCGACGTCGCCGATTTCGGTGCGCTGGGCGAATTGATCGCACGGGCGATGTACGACAATCTCGTTCGCTTCATCGTGCCGAATGTTGCGGGCCCGGCCCGACTTGTTCCGTTGCCCTCACTCGCCGACACCGAATTTTCGCTTGCTGCGTTGCGTCAAGCCGCGCAGCGCGGCCGGCTGGATGCTGTTCAGGGTGGGGACGGAATCTGGCGCAGTTCTCGTAAGGCGGTCGAGGAGTATCGGAAAACGAAGCATCGGCCGAAGTGA
- the ctaD gene encoding cytochrome c oxidase subunit I, which produces MRRTGSGSVTTAPPQGPALESTRPYPPRGRPKGAYIWDVVTTTDPKLLGVMYIVTSIAFFLIGGLMALLMRTELARPGLQFLSPEQFNQLFTMHGTIMLLFYATPIVFGFANCILPLQIGAPDVAFPRLNAFSYWLYLFGATIATAGFISPGGAADFGWTAYTPLSEAVHSPGVGGDLWIMGVVVSGVGTILGGVNMLTTVVCLRCPGMTMFRMPIFTWNIAVTSVLVLLAFPILTAALMALAVDRHLGGHIYDPATGGTILFQHLFWYFGHPEVYIVALPFFGIITEILPVFSRKPLFGYTTLVYATLAIAALSIAVWAHHMYATGSVLLPYFSFMTFLIAVPTGVKFFNWIGTMWRGTLTFETPMLWSLGFIVTFLFGGLSGVILASPPLDFHVSDSYFVVAHFHYVLFGTIVFATFGGIYFWFPKMTGRYLDERMGRIHFWTTFIGFHTTFLVQHWLGAEGMPRRYADYLPTDGFTTLNTISTIGSFILGLSMITFVWNVFKSYRYGEMATADDPWGYGNSLEWATTSPPPRHNFHELPRIRSERPAFELHYPHMVDRMRAEAHAGWGSPPVQSDPPTVLAEDHES; this is translated from the coding sequence ATGCGGCGAACCGGGAGCGGATCCGTGACCACAGCACCACCGCAGGGGCCGGCACTCGAATCCACCAGACCGTATCCACCCCGGGGCAGGCCGAAGGGCGCCTACATCTGGGATGTGGTCACCACCACCGATCCGAAGCTGCTCGGGGTGATGTACATCGTCACCTCGATCGCGTTCTTCCTGATCGGCGGGCTGATGGCCCTGCTGATGCGCACCGAGCTGGCCCGCCCCGGCCTGCAGTTCCTCTCCCCGGAGCAGTTCAACCAGCTGTTCACCATGCACGGCACGATCATGCTGCTGTTCTATGCCACCCCGATCGTGTTCGGCTTCGCCAATTGCATTCTGCCGCTGCAGATCGGCGCCCCCGATGTGGCGTTCCCGCGGCTGAACGCGTTCAGCTACTGGCTGTACCTGTTCGGCGCGACGATCGCGACGGCGGGCTTCATCTCCCCCGGTGGCGCAGCCGATTTCGGCTGGACGGCCTACACCCCGCTCAGTGAGGCCGTGCACTCCCCCGGAGTCGGCGGCGATCTGTGGATCATGGGCGTCGTGGTGTCCGGCGTCGGCACCATCCTGGGCGGCGTCAACATGCTCACCACCGTGGTGTGCCTGCGCTGTCCCGGTATGACGATGTTCCGGATGCCGATCTTCACCTGGAACATCGCCGTCACCAGTGTGCTTGTGCTGCTGGCCTTCCCGATCCTCACCGCGGCGCTGATGGCCCTGGCCGTCGATCGGCACCTGGGTGGTCACATCTACGATCCGGCCACCGGCGGCACGATCCTGTTCCAGCACCTCTTCTGGTATTTCGGCCATCCCGAGGTGTACATCGTCGCGCTGCCGTTCTTCGGCATCATCACCGAGATCCTCCCGGTGTTCAGCCGCAAACCGCTGTTCGGTTACACCACACTGGTGTACGCGACCCTCGCCATCGCGGCGCTGTCGATCGCGGTCTGGGCCCACCACATGTACGCGACGGGATCGGTTCTGCTGCCGTACTTCTCGTTCATGACGTTCCTGATCGCGGTACCCACCGGCGTGAAGTTCTTCAACTGGATCGGCACGATGTGGCGCGGCACCCTGACCTTCGAGACACCCATGCTCTGGTCACTGGGCTTCATCGTGACCTTCCTCTTCGGCGGCCTGTCCGGCGTCATCCTCGCCAGCCCGCCGCTGGACTTCCACGTCTCCGACAGCTATTTCGTGGTCGCCCACTTCCACTACGTGCTGTTCGGCACCATCGTCTTCGCCACCTTCGGCGGAATCTATTTCTGGTTCCCCAAGATGACGGGCCGCTATCTCGACGAGCGGATGGGCCGCATCCACTTCTGGACCACCTTCATCGGCTTCCACACCACCTTCCTGGTCCAGCACTGGCTGGGCGCCGAGGGCATGCCCCGCCGCTACGCCGACTACCTCCCCACCGACGGATTCACCACGCTCAACACGATTTCCACGATCGGCTCCTTCATCCTCGGCCTGTCGATGATCACCTTCGTCTGGAACGTCTTCAAGAGCTACCGCTACGGCGAGATGGCCACCGCCGACGACCCCTGGGGCTACGGCAACTCCCTCGAATGGGCCACCACCAGCCCCCCACCCCGCCACAACTTCCACGAACTCCCCCGAATCCGCTCCGAACGCCCCGCTTTCGAACTCCACTACCCACACATGGTCGACCGGATGCGTGCCGAGGCGCACGCGGGCTGGGGTTCACCACCCGTGCAATCCGACCCCCCGACAGTTCTGGCAGAAGATCATGAGTCCTGA